GCGCTGACCGTGAAGTTGCGCGGCTCGCCATAGCGATATTGGCTGAACGAGCCGATCTGGCTGAAATAGGTCTTGTCCAGCAGATTATCGATATTGGCCTGCAGGCTCGCCCGATCGGTGACGTTGAGGCGCGCCATCAGGCTGACCAGAGCAAAACCATCCTGCTGGAAGCGGAACGCCGTCGTGGTGCCGGTGATCGTGCCGTTCGTGTAGCCTGAACTGCGATAGTTCACGCCGCCGCCAAAGGTGAAGCCCTTCAGGATCGTCGGGATCGTATAGGTCGAGAAGACCTTGAACACGCTGCGCGGCTGATCGGCATTGGCGTCGAGCCCGGCAGCCGTTTTGGCGCGGAACAGGCTGTAGCCGGCGTTCAGGTTCCAGTTCGGCAGCGGGCTGCCCGTCGCCTCAAGCTCGAAGCCTTCGCTCACCACGCCCCGCGCCCCCAGATAGGGCTGGTACAACTGGGTCGGCGTGACGCCCGGAATGGCGATCTGCGCGCCATCGACCTGCCCGAGATTGTCCTGCTCGATGCGGAACAGGGCGGCCGAGGTCTGCAACGCCTCGTTGAAGAAGGCGCTCTTCACACCGACCTCATAGGACTTGCCGGTGACCGGGTTGAGCTGGTTGTAATTCTTGTCGCGCAGGTTCTGCGGCTGATAGATGGTGGTGTAGCTGGCATACAGGCGATGGTTATGCGAAAGGTCCGCCAGCACGCCCGCATAGGGAATGAAGACGTCCTTGTTCCCGTAATTGCTGACCGTGCCATAAGCGATGCCGGTCTGCCGCCACGACGCGAGACGCCCGCCGCCGATCACCTTCAGCCAATCCGCCACATTGATGCGCAACGCGCCATAATAGCCGATCTGCTTGATCCGCTGCTTTTCCACGCCAACGTTGGGCGTCGTCGAGAAACCGGCATTGGGATAGGAATTGGCGTTCCAGGTGAGGAAGTCCCCGGCCGGCGGATAGCCGCCAAGCGGCGTGTAAGAGTCGGTGTGGCGGTTGATGACGCTGTTGAGATAGCCCAGCACCACTTCATGGTCGCGGCCAAAGACGGTCAGCTTGCCCTTCAACTGGGCATCGTAGCTGTTCTGAATGCTCTCGCCATAGGCCGAATAGGGGTTGCTGGCGAGGCCGAGGCCGGTCGTCTTGTCCACCTTGCCCGAGAGATACAGGATCTGGGTGAACTGCGTGTTGCGGTTGCGGTTGTAATTGCCGGTCAGGCTCCAGCCATTGCCGAAATTATGACTGATCGTGGCGAAGGCGGACTGATTGACCGTCTGCCAAGTCGTCCATGGCTGGGTGGTGGTCTTTGAGCGATCCCATTTGGCGACGGTGTTGTCGCTGTAGAAGGTTGGCAGGCTGCCCCAGAAGACGCCGTGGGGCGTGTTCTTCTGGTGGCTGAAGCCCACGCGCAGCAGCGTGTCCGGCGTGATGTCGGCATCGGCGACACCGTAGAGCACCAACTTCTTGTTCTTGTAGAAGTCGGTGAAGCTTTTGCCCTGTTCATAGCGAGCCACGCCGCGCACGCGGATGCGCCCTTCGGCATCCACCTTGCCGCCAACATCGCCCGACAGGCGCCAGGTGTCCCAGCTGCCATAGGCGGCGTTGGCGTAACCGCCCCACGTCGTCTTGTCGGCATGCTTGCGCACGAAGTTGATCGAGGCGGAGGGATCGCCCACGCCGCTCAGCAGGCCAGTGGCGCCGCGCACGATCTCCACGCGGTCATAGATCGACACGTCGGCGATGGTTTCGCCCCGGTCGCCGCCCAGCGCCCATGCGGTCGGCACGCCGTCGATCTGGGTGTTCTGGATCTGGAAACCGCGCGCATAGAAGGAGTTGCGGACGTCATCCGTTTCCTTGACGACCACGCCAATGCCGTTCTCGACCACGTCTTTCACGCTGATGAGGTTCTGGTCGAGGATGCGCTGGGCGGTCACGATGCTGACCGACTGGGGCGTCTCGCGGATGGTGAGACCAAGACCGGTGGCGGTGTTGATCTTGTTGGGGATCGTGTATTTGCCGCTGACGACGATGCCCGCTTCGTCCTCACTGGCTGGTGCGTCCTTTTCAGCAGGTGATGGCGCGGCGGCTGCAAGCGCCCAGTTCGGCGCTGCACATGCCACGAGCGCTACGCTCAGGCAGAGCTTGAATTTGGTTGTCAATGTCGTTCCCCGCTGTTCGTCATATCCATCGACGCCGCGACCAAGCGACGTTGGGGCGCGGCTATCGCTATTGATATTGGCTTTCAATAGCGTTTATGTATTTGCTATGCGGCATTCGCTGGAACGGTGATGCCGAGGGGCACAGGCAGGATAACCGCCGGACTATATCCATG
The Novosphingobium terrae DNA segment above includes these coding regions:
- a CDS encoding TonB-dependent siderophore receptor, whose product is MTTKFKLCLSVALVACAAPNWALAAAAPSPAEKDAPASEDEAGIVVSGKYTIPNKINTATGLGLTIRETPQSVSIVTAQRILDQNLISVKDVVENGIGVVVKETDDVRNSFYARGFQIQNTQIDGVPTAWALGGDRGETIADVSIYDRVEIVRGATGLLSGVGDPSASINFVRKHADKTTWGGYANAAYGSWDTWRLSGDVGGKVDAEGRIRVRGVARYEQGKSFTDFYKNKKLVLYGVADADITPDTLLRVGFSHQKNTPHGVFWGSLPTFYSDNTVAKWDRSKTTTQPWTTWQTVNQSAFATISHNFGNGWSLTGNYNRNRNTQFTQILYLSGKVDKTTGLGLASNPYSAYGESIQNSYDAQLKGKLTVFGRDHEVVLGYLNSVINRHTDSYTPLGGYPPAGDFLTWNANSYPNAGFSTTPNVGVEKQRIKQIGYYGALRINVADWLKVIGGGRLASWRQTGIAYGTVSNYGNKDVFIPYAGVLADLSHNHRLYASYTTIYQPQNLRDKNYNQLNPVTGKSYEVGVKSAFFNEALQTSAALFRIEQDNLGQVDGAQIAIPGVTPTQLYQPYLGARGVVSEGFELEATGSPLPNWNLNAGYSLFRAKTAAGLDANADQPRSVFKVFSTYTIPTILKGFTFGGGVNYRSSGYTNGTITGTTTAFRFQQDGFALVSLMARLNVTDRASLQANIDNLLDKTYFSQIGSFSQYRYGEPRNFTVSANYRF